caggaggtggaggttgcactgagttgagatcgtgccactgcactctaacctgggtgacactgtgacactctgtctcaatgtagcctctatctcccaggttcaagtgattctcctgcctcagcttcctgagtagctgggattacaggtgcccgccaccacacctggctaatttttgtgtttttagtagagacgggggttcaccatgttgaccaggctggtctcgaactcctgacctcaagtgatccacctgcctcggcctcccaaagtgctgggattacaggtgtgagccatcaggtGTGGCCAGGAGTTTTTTGAGTAACAGATTTCAGCaattgatgttttgttttttcaattccctgaaattttttttatagtgCTAAAAGTACTAATGCTATAAAAATAGTCGATGGATATTGTGATTGCCCTGAAATAATAAAACTGACAATCATTTGTGAAGGGAGGAGTAGAGATAAAGTATCAAACATGATtaagttgtttgtttttggtagcaATAATGTTAGAGGCTACAATTAGATTAACGAGGCTTTCTGGGCAAGTATACTGAATTTTTATTATCTCTGTGTAAATACTAGACTGTGAAAGaagcttttctttctctcatggATAGGATTATTGGAGACAAGACACCTTCTAAGACTAGCTTCTAAAAGAATAGAGGATGACTTAtctcatttttacttatttcacTGGTTTTAATTAAAATCTACCAAGTTTATTTTTCAGTAAGTGCATTTCTACTgattgtggaattttttttaaggattttttttttaaagaggctgGAAAAGAAGACAGCAGATAATTTCATAGTTAGATCTTGAGAGCAAAGTTACAAAAATGAATTGACAAGGGCCAGGTGTTCAGGGAATGATTTTACCTACCAGATTCCATTAATGGTAATGGATGTGTGTAGCTGAATCACACATGCCTTGCTCGGAACAGTCCTCAGCTTTGTTAGTAAGGAGCCGTGTAGTAATACTGGTCTGCTTCAAACTGGTTTTCATTagctaatttcatatttcttttttctttttctttctttctttcttttctttttttttttttttaagatggagtattgctctgtcacctaggctggagtgcattggcaccatcatgacgcactgcaacctctgcctcctgggttcaagcgattctcctgcctcagtctccagaatagctgggactacaggcgcccgccatcacacctggctagtttttgtatttttagtagagacggggtttcaccatattggctagtctggtttcgaattcctgacctcaggtggtccacccgcctcagcctcccaaagtgctgtgattacaggcatgagctactgcacccatccgaatttcctatttcttttcttagACTTTGcttataaaatacctaggaggtAGATGTCCTTAACTTTGTTTTGggggaaaatagaaaattttctctccctctcctgcttcCTTTGGTGCATCAAGACCAGCAAGTTTAGGAAAATGTGGACCAGAGACATGTAGACTCATTCTTTATATGTATGACTAGAGGTCATAACTATTGGATAATTTTGTGTTATTCTTTTATACAAAACAGGTCTTATTTAGAATATAGAcgttaaatatctttttcttcgATAGCTGTTCGGTTTGGTCGTATTCCTAAGCGTGAAAAACAGAGGATGCTAATTGAAATGCAAAGTGCAATGAAGACCATGATGAACAGCCAGTTCAGTGGTCACTTGCAAAATGACACATTAGTAGAACATCATGAACAGACAGCCTTGCCAGCCCAGGAACAGCTGCGACCCAAGCCCCAACTGGAGCAAGAAAACATCAAAAGCTCTTCTCCTCCATCTTCTGATTTTGCAAAGGAAGAAGTGATTGGCATGGTGACCAGAGCTCACAAGGATACCTTTATGTATAATCAAGAGCAGCAAGAAAACTCAGCTGAGAGCATGCAGCCCCAGAGAGGAGAACGGATTCCCAAGAACATGGAGCAATATAATTTAAATCATGATCATTGCGGCAATGGGCTTAGCAGCCATTTTCCCTGTAGTGAGAGCCAGCAGCATCTCAATGGACAGTTCAAAGGGAGGAACATAATGCATTACCCAAATGGTCATGCCATTTGTATTGCAAATGGACATTGTATGAACTTTTCCAATGCTTATACTCAAAGAGTATGTGATAGAGTTCCGATAGATGGATTTTCTCAGAATGAGAACAAGAATAGTTACCTGTGCAACACTGGAGGAAGAATGCATCTGGTATagtgaaattgatttttttgCTTACATTGTATCAGGGAAAgctttgaaaattttcttttattcggGAGATATGCCAACTTGGGGGGATGGTGTCAGGAAACCTAAGAAATTTACAGACTTAATTTTGTACAGTATTTTAggtcaaataattttaataaacatcATCTGATGAATGACCTAATTTCACACCCAGCTAGGTACAAGCATGTGATTTGATTGATCTGAGATTGGGATTaggattttatgtaaaatatgatTCATGCAGAATTGGTCCTTTAATTCTTGGAAATCCCTTTGAAAATTTAAGCTTTCTGGTTAATTAGTACCTTACTAGCTTTGGGATTTTCTCAAAGGGCTGAACTTTTCGCTTGCCATAGTTAGAAATTCTTTGATTTCTAtagaaagaggtttttttttttaaccattattaTGCAAGAAGGTCTTTGGATATAGAACATAGATGTTTTATTGTTTGATAAATTTAGGAGTATTTTAATTTCATAGGCTAATTTCTAAGGATTTTCTCAGACTTCGTCTTATGAGATGATTTAATGTTGGTCATATCATTCaagcttttctatttttccatcaAATACGACATTCTACATCAAAGTACAGTGTTCATATTCAgccaaaatttcaccaaaaacagcAGTACCACACCATTTCCAGTTTAAACCATGAGGTCCTTTGATAGTGCTTGGTATTTTCTACTGACAGGTAATTCaagttgtctttttcattttcaaaatagttGACTCTACCTCAAtcttcattaaaatttttgttgtcaCTTGGAGTTATTTGATTCTGTGGACCTTATGTTAGGCTAAGtcgttgcttttttgttttttttttgagacattcttgctctgttgcccaggatggagtgcagtggcgcaacctcagctcattgcaacctccatctcttgggttcaagcaattctcatgcctcagcctcccaagtagttgggattacaggcgtgtgtcaccatgcctggttaatttttgtattttcagtagagacaggtttcaccatgttggccgggctggtcttgaattcctggcctcaagtgattcacccacctcggcctcccaaagtgctgggattacaggcatgagtcaccacgcctggccaagtggCTGCCTTAATGAAGGAAAAATCTGTAGGCATTTTGGTTCTGATTTCATGATATTCTCTATGGTTTTGTAATCATCCCATTCCTAGATTTTGTATGGATTTAGTGAAAATTTAAAGGCTGATTTTACTAATAGAATATACAGGTGTGTTTCatcatctttttggttttttttgtaacTTCTTGGCTTCCTATTTTCTCTCACGCAGTCCTCATTTAGAAGACGCACCTGTATCTGCAGTCCTTGTTTCCTGATTGAACAAGTAGAAGTCAGTGATCACAGCACTGTTTTTGAAATAAATgggcagtgactttttttttctttttttttttttttttgagacggagtctcactctgtcacccaggctggagtgcagtggtatgatctcagctcactgcaacctccgcctctcggttcaagtgattcttctgcctcagcctcctgagtagctgggactacaggcgcgagccaccacgtctggctaattttttaaattgttggtagagacggggtttcaccatgttggccaggctagtctcgaactcctgacctcgtgatccgcctgcctcggcctcccaaagtgctgggattacaggtgtgagccactgcacccggccaggcaGTGAGTGACCTTTTCAACAAAATGAGGCACCTTGCTGTTTTTTCCTCTTGGAAATTACAACATTGTAATTCTACCTATTTAGAAATAAAGGAGTTTTGAAATATTAACTAAATGTGAATTTGGGCCTAGACTTGTGACTTCTGGCTGTGTTGGACAAATCACTAAACCTCTCAGAGTCTCATTTCTCCACCtaagaaatggaaattataatcTGTCATGAATAATAGATTGAGAATCAAACAATTGAATTtgtttgcaaaattataaaacaccaTATACTAGCATAAGGTGGCAGCAGTGTTACAAAATAAACTCTTAAACCTGTGCAACAGGTGTTTGAAATAGCTTGTTATAGATGATATTTTtgcttaggcttttttttttatgataaGTTAATTGCTATTTATGTTAGGTTGCCAAGAGGCTTTCTACAGTATGGTGGGCAGCAAATGGATGAAGTGCTTATATCTCAGTAGATTTTACTTGTGTTTTGGGGGTTAAATTCATGTTGGGGTTTCTGATAATTGAGATGCTGCTTTTGACATTTCTTTACCACCTCTTAGTATTTAAGAGTTTTTCCGTTTTATGTATACTAGGTTTGTCCAATGAGTAAGTCTCCATATGTGGATCCTCATAAATCAGGACATGAAATCTGGGAAGAATTTTCGATGAGCTTCACTCCAGCAGTGAAAGAAGTGGTGGAATTTGCAAAGCGTATTCCTGGGTTCAGAGATCTCTCTCAGCATGACCAGGTCAACCTTTTAAAGGCTGGGACTTTTGAGGTAGGTTTTATTTATCCTGAATATTGATGCAGGCAGGGCatgtagtattttattttcatggacgttttaattctttttttttttttttgagacagaatcttgctctgtcacccaggctggagtgcagcagcgcaatcatagctcactgcaacctctgcttcctgggttcaagcattctccagcttcagcctcctgagtagctgggactacaggtgtgagccaccacgcccggctaattttttttgttttttttttagtagaaacagggttttgccttgtggcccaggctggtctcaaactcctgagctcaaagcgatctgcccactttggcctcctaaagtgctgggattacaggtctgagccactgtgcccggcagatGTTTTCGTTCTTTTCTAAGTCAGTATTTATAGTCCAGAGTctgaaactatcaacaaagtaatcATCATCTCAGGATTTTGGGAACAGACTTGGGAGACTTGGTAAATCCAGAATTGTTtaggattttatatatattttttacttactATTTAGGATTTGAAATATAGGTATTCTGTATCTACAGCATATGAACTCCTAAGTTCTAATATTGCTTTTAGATGTGGACTTAACAATTTTCTGCAGTGTTAGACACCTCCTGAAAGCCTAGCCTAGCATTTACTGTATTCGGTACAGAATAAGAAGGGCAAATAgaatgtgattttgttttttgagagactgTAGAATATTTTGGGGATATATCAGACATTTCTTATGTGCCACCTTGGCTCTTCCTGGTTTCACCTTGCTTCAGGATCCTTGGCTACTTTTCTGTCTCGCTTCTCTTGCAACACTGTATCCTGCTTGGGCTTGGGGTAGTCTCTACTGTATAACTTAACAGATGTGCCTCTCCTGGTCCTTAAGTTAGGTGTCTTTCACCTTCTGTCTGCCCCAGGGCATCCCTTTGCTGCCAAGGTGTTAGATGCCTTGGGACCTAATTAAGGACAACTCTGAGATTGGGGTGGTGAGAGGAAGTTGATGTTTGGTGGGCCAAATCTTTGAACCTTTTATGGATGGAAGAAGTGAGCCAGGGCTATATTTTCACTTCTCCCTGGATTTATTATAACGGAGGGAGTGAGATAACTAAGTAATATAATTGTTAACCGATTTAACTTGGATGTCAATTATAACATGGTGCTTAGAACACTTACTGTGATAGCTTTCTTTGTGGATAGTCTCTTTGGGTGTTGGTTTCTTGAAGCAGTTCAGTTAGACTTCATCTGCTTCCTTTGCCTTGGCTGCATTTGATGTGTTGATGTTTCGAAGTGTTGCTGCAttggaattttgctctttttaCTTAAGGCATAGAGGCCATGTGTTATACTTGGCAGCCTAAAGAGTTTCTTTAATGCCTttggccagggcccagttttaaATTTACTGGCACTATTTCTTGCTCTAATTTTATATTGCATCTCAGAATCTTTGTTAATAGAGTGGCAGAGTATCTTTGCCATCAGTGGCTAGAATTTCTTTTGATGTTCTTCTTGGAGTATTTATTGCTTTGGTAGAGAATCTGTCTTAAGAAAGTGGTTTtgggaccgggtgcagtggctcatgcttgtaatcacagcactttgggaggccgaggcaggccgatcacttgagtccaggagttcgagaccagcctaggcaacatggtgaaaccctgtctctacaaaaaatacgaaaattagctgggtgtggtggtatgtattTGTattctcagctattcaggaggctgaggtggaaaggatcacttgagccggggaggttcaggttgcagtgagctgtgattgcacctctggcctgggcaacagagcaagaccctgtctcagtaaataaataaataaatacataaataggccgggcgctgtggctcatgcctgtaattccagcactttgggaggctgagatgggtggatcacctaaggtcactagtttgagaccagcctggtcaacatggtgaaaccccatctctactaaaaacaaaattagctgggcgtggtggtgtgtgcctgtaatcccagctagttgggaggctgaggcaggagaatcgcttgaacccaggaggcagaggttgcagtgagctgagatcgtgccactgcactccagcctgggtgacaagaagaaaactccatctcaaaaaataaaatcacctggcatggtggctcacacctgtaatcccagcactttgggaggctgaggcgggtggatcacctgaggtcaggagtttgagaccagccttgctaacatggtgaaaccctgcttctactaaaaatagcaaaaatcagttgggcgtggtggcgtgcacctgtaatcccagctacttgggaggccgaggcaggagaattgcttgaacccgggaggcggaggttgcagtgagccaagatcatgccattgcactccagctcaggccacaagaacgaaactccgtctcaaaaatagaatagaatatagaatatagaatagaatagaatagagtggTTTTGAGTAAAAGTATaccctgtttttcttttataactttcttttatATGTGGGATGATTCATAACTGACTTGAatactaagtttttttttattattgctgttaGACTTCtccaaatacatttctttttctttttccaggtttTAATGGTACGGTTTGCATCATTATTTGATGCAAAGGAACGTACTGTCACCTTTTTAAGTGGAAAGAAATATAGTGTGGATGATTTACACTCAATGGGAGCAGGGGATCTGCTAAACTCTATGTTTGAATTTAGTGAGAAGCTAAATGCCCTCCAACTTAGTGATGAAGAGATGAGTTTGTTTACAGCTGTTGTCCTGGTATCTGCAGGTAAGCAAGCTGGTTCAAAATTGTGCCACACCTAGCATATAGTGACCAACTGGGGAGAAGATGGCAGTTAACAGGGTTCCAGAAAGTTATATAGAGGGAATAAGGCCTTAAGGAAGATGCTAACTTGTATGACCCTGTTATTTTTGTGTAACTAATTTTTTCGTTATAACAATATATGTCAAAGTACTATAGGAATAAAGTAATACTTACATCTAGGCCTTGTGTTTACCACTGTTAGTCTTTAGCTTTTTGTTCATAATTTTTCTATGAGTCTAAATCTTTATTTCATGAATTTGTT
This region of Gorilla gorilla gorilla isolate KB3781 chromosome 2, NHGRI_mGorGor1-v2.1_pri, whole genome shotgun sequence genomic DNA includes:
- the NR1D2 gene encoding nuclear receptor subfamily 1 group D member 2, with the protein product MEVNAGGVIAYISSSSSASSPASCHSEGSENSFQSSSSSVPSSPNSSNSDTNGNPKNGDLSNIEGILKNDRIDCSMKTSKSSAPGMTKSHSGVTKFSGMVLLCKVCGDVASGFHYGVHACEGCKGFFRRSIQQNIQYKKCLKNENCSIMRMNRNRCQQCRFKKCLSVGMSRDAVRFGRIPKREKQRMLIEMQSAMKTMMNSQFSGHLQNDTLVEHHEQTALPAQEQLRPKPQLEQENIKSSSPPSSDFAKEEVIGMVTRAHKDTFMYNQEQQENSAESMQPQRGERIPKNMEQYNLNHDHCGNGLSSHFPCSESQQHLNGQFKGRNIMHYPNGHAICIANGHCMNFSNAYTQRVCDRVPIDGFSQNENKNSYLCNTGGRMHLVCPMSKSPYVDPHKSGHEIWEEFSMSFTPAVKEVVEFAKRIPGFRDLSQHDQVNLLKAGTFEVLMVRFASLFDAKERTVTFLSGKKYSVDDLHSMGAGDLLNSMFEFSEKLNALQLSDEEMSLFTAVVLVSADRSGIENVNSVEALQETLIRALRTLIMKNHPNEASIFTKLLLKLPDLRSLNNMHSEELLAFKVHP